One part of the Pseudomonadota bacterium genome encodes these proteins:
- a CDS encoding lipoxygenase, whose product MTMGLPQKETVSAKSEKRRSELRRMQAKYQYAYEYANTIATVKTLPCRERPGPLYWFRLSMNLLWLIPNLPNITVTVLRYLVGRGLDRYRDYVFYPLAPQPDPDLVNNFQDDKIFGLQRVMGVNPVALRAVTEQQRLPGNLSEHEIQRVFAEQVEDFDYATAIAQKRLYVLDYAVLEILRKNPGTIDGGRKQHTAAPIVVLFMRPDGILRPIAIQLHQKPGTDNPIYTPKDGNLWLMAKTFAQIADGNHHILYTHATRIHYVMEAIIMASRRQLYRRHPLHVLLDPHLQYTLNVNHQHTFLKNRKGRPGRFGELFAGDYEATLQCMADAMTSFDFKASAFPNDIADRQVDNPGLFYPYRDDGILLWNAIQDFAKEYVALYYHSDRDVIEDNELQAWAHDISAHDRGRIRGFPGRMESVGELSETLGHILFICTAHHSSIHFHQYRYPGFVPNMPYSGYVPPPSGKASQPDAAELMAIQPAFRAANSQTWTFFLTNFRVNRIGQYKPRRFDPEARAVIQRYRDELEGIAAQIDKANRTRPVSYDLMNPRRIPNGVTV is encoded by the coding sequence ATGACGATGGGCTTACCGCAAAAAGAAACCGTATCCGCGAAATCGGAAAAACGCAGAAGTGAGCTGCGGCGTATGCAAGCTAAGTATCAGTATGCTTATGAGTACGCAAACACGATCGCCACCGTGAAGACGCTGCCCTGTCGGGAAAGACCCGGGCCGCTCTACTGGTTCCGGCTCAGCATGAATCTGCTATGGCTGATACCCAACCTACCCAATATCACCGTCACCGTGTTGCGTTACCTGGTAGGCCGAGGTCTCGATCGATATCGAGACTATGTGTTCTACCCGTTGGCCCCACAACCCGATCCGGACTTAGTAAACAATTTCCAGGACGACAAGATATTCGGTTTACAACGCGTCATGGGGGTCAATCCGGTAGCGTTGCGTGCGGTAACCGAGCAACAACGGCTTCCGGGAAACCTGTCCGAGCATGAGATCCAACGCGTTTTCGCCGAACAGGTTGAGGACTTTGACTACGCGACGGCGATCGCGCAAAAGCGCCTGTATGTCCTGGACTACGCGGTCTTGGAGATCCTGCGGAAAAACCCGGGAACCATTGACGGAGGTCGGAAACAACACACCGCAGCACCTATCGTGGTTTTATTTATGCGGCCGGACGGCATCTTGCGCCCCATCGCGATTCAGCTGCATCAAAAACCAGGCACGGACAACCCGATATACACGCCCAAAGACGGCAATCTCTGGTTGATGGCCAAGACGTTTGCGCAAATAGCCGACGGCAACCACCACATACTCTATACCCACGCGACGCGGATCCATTATGTCATGGAAGCCATCATCATGGCTTCGCGTCGGCAGCTCTATCGGCGGCATCCCCTCCATGTTTTGCTGGACCCGCATCTGCAATATACGCTCAACGTGAACCATCAGCACACCTTTCTTAAGAATCGAAAAGGGCGGCCCGGCCGATTCGGCGAATTGTTCGCCGGTGATTATGAGGCAACCCTGCAATGTATGGCCGATGCCATGACCAGTTTTGACTTCAAAGCCTCCGCCTTTCCGAACGATATTGCAGACCGCCAAGTGGACAACCCCGGGCTATTCTATCCCTACCGTGACGACGGGATCTTATTATGGAATGCGATACAGGATTTTGCCAAAGAGTATGTTGCGCTCTATTATCATTCCGATCGGGATGTTATCGAGGATAATGAACTCCAGGCTTGGGCGCATGATATCAGCGCCCACGATCGCGGTAGAATTCGGGGTTTCCCCGGACGCATGGAGTCCGTCGGGGAACTATCGGAGACGCTGGGTCATATCCTGTTTATCTGTACCGCCCACCATTCCTCAATCCATTTCCACCAGTATCGGTACCCGGGGTTTGTACCCAATATGCCTTACTCAGGCTACGTGCCACCACCCTCCGGCAAGGCATCGCAGCCGGATGCAGCCGAGTTGATGGCGATCCAGCCGGCTTTCCGTGCCGCTAACTCACAAACATGGACTTTTTTCCTAACGAATTTCCGGGTGAATCGTATCGGCCAATATAAGCCGAGGCGGTTTGACCCCGAAGCACGTGCCGTGATCCAACGTTACCGGGATGAGCTCGAGGGGATCGCAGCGCAAATCGACAAGGCCAACCGTACCCGCCCAGTCAGCTATGATCTCATGAATCCTCGAAGGATACCGAATGGCGTCACGGTCTAA
- a CDS encoding transglutaminase family protein: protein MRYRVVHKTEYAYAQPVALCHNEVHLQPRNCERQSCIGHRLDIDPVPESVSEREDFFGNPVCYFAIQHGHNRLAVTATSEVELQNRIFPPGTAPARPWEETAARLREDLSPAVLDARQFALGSPSVSPAPEIARYSEQIFWPGRPLIEAVRALMDSIHRDFVYDPGFSTVATPIAVVFEHRRGVCQDFAHLALACLRSQGLAARYVSGYLETLPPPGGEKLIGADASHAWFSVFEPEIGWLDFDPTNNQTPAERHIILAWGRDYSDITPLKGVIYGGGSHRTTVSVEVSALPSV, encoded by the coding sequence ATGCGCTACCGGGTGGTGCACAAGACTGAATATGCCTACGCGCAACCGGTAGCGTTGTGTCATAACGAGGTCCATCTCCAGCCGCGGAACTGTGAACGGCAGAGCTGCATAGGCCACAGACTGGATATAGACCCAGTTCCCGAGTCCGTGTCCGAGCGCGAGGATTTCTTCGGCAATCCGGTGTGTTATTTCGCGATCCAGCACGGCCACAACCGGCTCGCAGTGACGGCGACGAGCGAGGTAGAACTCCAGAACCGGATATTCCCGCCGGGCACTGCGCCGGCGCGCCCCTGGGAGGAGACGGCAGCGCGCTTGCGGGAGGATTTGAGTCCCGCGGTCCTCGACGCCCGCCAGTTCGCGCTCGGTTCGCCTTCGGTAAGCCCCGCGCCCGAGATCGCGCGCTATAGCGAGCAGATCTTTTGGCCCGGGCGCCCGCTCATCGAAGCCGTGCGCGCGCTGATGGATAGCATCCATCGCGATTTTGTCTATGACCCGGGCTTCAGCACGGTGGCCACCCCGATCGCGGTAGTGTTCGAGCACCGGCGCGGCGTGTGCCAGGATTTCGCGCATCTGGCGCTTGCTTGCCTCCGCAGTCAAGGATTGGCGGCGCGCTACGTGAGCGGCTATCTGGAAACCCTGCCCCCGCCCGGCGGGGAAAAACTCATCGGCGCCGACGCCTCGCACGCGTGGTTCTCGGTCTTCGAGCCCGAGATCGGCTGGCTCGATTTCGACCCAACCAACAATCAGACGCCCGCCGAGCGCCACATCATTTTGGCCTGGGGACGCGATTACTCCGACATCACGCCGCTCAAAGGCGTGATTTACGGCGGCGGCAGCCACCGCACCACCGTGTCCGTGGAGGTGAGCGCTTTACCCAGCGTATAA
- a CDS encoding di-heme-cytochrome C peroxidase — protein sequence MPYRWFMALEQPRISLFGAPLFREDDYIARFGFLPDPNRKHNPDALPVGFAVDPDFVDPNTGLGSPVVGITCAACHTGQVEYEKDGTRYGIRIEGGPANADLDKFSGKLGFAVAMTYYDPLRFRRFARAVLGENYSSEAKAALSQQMKSFMFTPSSLAAAGILTDYDDPNTSAGFGRLAALERIGNVVFVNLGKKNLAVANAPANFPFLWDASWFDWIQYNGSINQPMARNVGEALGVYSPVNLTDPAPPKVLFQSTVRIDNLYELEQLLGGPESFEDPSVPYQGLTSPPWPEQILGKIDAQKAAKGAEFYHAFCEGCHLPPRSSSDIHAPQYWSQPNSFGKRFLKVTLVNVQDIGTDPTEAINFAQRIVKKNNTANLGAAYSKDGKGVVMAGRALEVLIENITELWYDQHNVSQPDRDRMNGFRNSIVRAPLAYKARPLNGIWATAPFLHNGSVPNLYQLLAPIEQRDRTFYTGNKAFDPVHVGFQTDSFPGGFELRTDKTGNSNKGHEFTDQKRTGVIGPLLTEEQRWQLIEYLKTL from the coding sequence ATGCCTTATCGCTGGTTTATGGCCCTGGAGCAACCCCGTATATCTCTTTTCGGCGCGCCTTTGTTTCGAGAGGACGATTACATCGCGCGGTTCGGATTTCTGCCCGACCCCAATCGCAAGCACAATCCCGATGCGTTGCCGGTCGGCTTTGCGGTCGACCCGGATTTCGTGGATCCCAACACCGGCCTGGGATCGCCGGTCGTCGGTATCACCTGTGCCGCTTGTCACACAGGGCAGGTGGAGTATGAAAAGGACGGCACCCGTTATGGTATTAGAATCGAAGGCGGGCCGGCCAACGCGGATCTCGATAAATTTTCAGGTAAACTGGGCTTCGCCGTAGCGATGACTTATTACGATCCGCTGCGTTTTCGCCGCTTTGCCCGGGCGGTACTCGGCGAGAATTATAGCTCCGAGGCCAAAGCAGCCCTGAGCCAGCAGATGAAGTCCTTCATGTTCACGCCCAGCAGTTTGGCGGCGGCGGGTATCTTGACCGATTATGACGATCCGAACACCAGCGCCGGCTTCGGGCGTTTGGCCGCGTTAGAGCGTATCGGTAATGTAGTCTTCGTAAACCTAGGCAAGAAAAACTTGGCGGTTGCCAATGCCCCTGCCAATTTCCCGTTTCTCTGGGATGCATCTTGGTTCGATTGGATCCAATACAACGGTTCCATTAACCAGCCCATGGCCCGCAACGTCGGGGAGGCCCTGGGAGTCTATTCTCCGGTCAATCTGACCGATCCCGCTCCACCCAAAGTGCTGTTCCAAAGCACGGTAAGAATAGATAATCTATACGAGCTTGAACAACTGCTCGGTGGACCCGAGTCGTTCGAAGACCCGAGTGTGCCCTATCAAGGCCTGACGTCACCGCCTTGGCCGGAACAGATACTCGGCAAGATCGATGCGCAAAAGGCCGCCAAGGGCGCCGAGTTCTATCACGCATTCTGCGAGGGTTGTCACCTACCGCCGCGCAGCTCCTCGGACATTCATGCTCCGCAGTATTGGTCGCAACCAAATTCCTTCGGCAAGCGATTTCTAAAGGTGACGCTGGTCAATGTACAGGATATCGGTACCGATCCGACCGAGGCGATCAATTTCGCGCAACGTATCGTTAAGAAAAATAACACCGCCAATCTCGGCGCCGCCTATAGCAAGGACGGTAAGGGCGTCGTCATGGCCGGCAGGGCTCTTGAAGTCCTGATCGAGAATATTACCGAGCTTTGGTATGACCAACATAACGTGTCGCAGCCGGACCGGGATCGTATGAACGGTTTCCGGAACAGTATCGTGCGTGCGCCACTCGCGTATAAGGCCCGGCCCTTGAACGGGATCTGGGCCACTGCGCCTTTCCTGCATAACGGCTCAGTACCCAATCTCTATCAGCTGCTCGCTCCCATTGAGCAAAGAGACCGAACATTCTACACGGGCAATAAGGCGTTCGATCCGGTGCATGTCGGTTTCCAAACCGATTCGTTTCCCGGCGGATTCGAACTCCGTACGGACAAAACGGGGAACTCAAATAAAGGGCACGAGTTTACAGATCAAAAACGGACGGGGGTCATCGGCCCGCTATTAACCGAAGAGCAACGTTGGCAGCTCATCGAATATTTAAAGACGCTTTGA
- the cysZ gene encoding sulfate transporter CysZ, whose protein sequence is MLRDLKAGAGYVVIGFKLIVVPGLRRYVLVPLSINGLLFAVGIAYGAHLFSTLIDAWLPDWLRWLDWLLWPLFGLLVLGAVFFGFSLVANLIAAPFNGRLAQAVETHLRGEPMTAPAAWSTILRELVADLGAQLRRLVYFGFWSLPFLVLAWIPGLGLPAALAWFFLGAWFMALQYTDYPMANHGLDFPAQRRLLGHRRWLALGFGIVVMVLTLIPVVNFLAMPIAVAGATAMWVEAIGDPPRRKAIQF, encoded by the coding sequence ATGCTTCGGGACCTCAAGGCAGGTGCTGGCTACGTTGTGATCGGATTCAAGCTTATCGTGGTCCCCGGCCTCAGGCGTTATGTCCTCGTCCCGCTCTCGATCAACGGCCTCTTGTTCGCGGTGGGGATCGCTTACGGCGCCCACCTGTTCAGTACACTCATCGACGCCTGGCTCCCGGATTGGCTGCGTTGGCTGGACTGGCTGCTGTGGCCGCTCTTTGGTCTGCTAGTCTTGGGAGCGGTTTTCTTCGGCTTCAGCCTCGTTGCTAACCTCATCGCCGCCCCCTTCAACGGGCGTTTAGCTCAGGCCGTCGAGACGCATCTCCGGGGCGAGCCCATGACCGCACCCGCCGCCTGGAGCACAATCCTACGGGAACTCGTCGCCGACCTAGGCGCGCAGCTACGCCGCTTGGTCTATTTCGGGTTTTGGTCGCTTCCTTTCCTCGTCCTCGCATGGATACCGGGCCTGGGCTTGCCCGCCGCCCTCGCCTGGTTCTTTCTTGGGGCGTGGTTCATGGCGCTGCAATACACCGATTACCCCATGGCTAACCACGGGCTCGACTTCCCCGCACAGCGGCGGCTCCTGGGACACCGCCGGTGGCTCGCCCTGGGCTTTGGCATCGTGGTCATGGTTTTGACCCTCATCCCGGTGGTTAATTTCTTGGCAATGCCCATTGCCGTCGCGGGCGCCACAGCGATGTGGGTCGAGGCGATTGGCGACCCTCCTCGCCGGAAGGCGATACAGTTTTAG